A genomic segment from Spinacia oleracea cultivar Varoflay chromosome 3, BTI_SOV_V1, whole genome shotgun sequence encodes:
- the LOC110806168 gene encoding uncharacterized protein isoform X3 — MLTISTILIGKHNKDEVLEKAEKDLQAVRDQHVSRLVKELNGTDFWKLRRAYSPGVQEYVEAATFCKFCRTGTLLNLDEINATFLHLNGSSIEPLQINILDYILGVADLTGELMRLAISRISDGELDFADKICRFVRDLHRELTIIVPDMDDSHDMKFKMEIMLQSVMKIENACFGVHVRGSEYIPLLGEMDPSYTLMGVPDMEL, encoded by the exons AATTGGCAAACATAACAAAGATGAAGTACTAGAGAAAGCAGAGAAGGATCTACAAGCCGTGAGGGATCAACATGTCTCCCGACTTGTGAAAGAATTGAATGGGACTGACTTTTGGAAGCTGAGACGTGCATATTCACCTGGG GTACAAGAATATGTTGAAGCAGCAACATTCTGCAAATTTTGCCGAACTGGAACTCTTCTGAATCTTGATGAGATAAATGCAACTTTCTTACATTTAAATGGTTCTTCCATTGAGCCTCTGCAGATTAATATACTTGACTACATTTTGGGG GTTGCAGACTTGACAGGAGAGCTAATGAGACTGGCTATTAGCCGAATATCAGACGGGGAACTTGACTTTGCTGACAAGATATGCAGATTTGTACGTGATTTGCATAGGGAGCTGACCATTATTGTCCCAGACATGGATGATAGCCATGatatgaaattcaaaatggaAATTATGCTTCAAAGTGTGATGAAAATAGAAAACG CTTGCTTTGGTGTTCATGTGAGAGGATCAGAGTATATACCATTGCTCGGAGAAATGGACCCTAGCTACACACTGATGGGAGTTCCGGATATGGAGCTGTAA